A genomic window from Populus alba chromosome 19, ASM523922v2, whole genome shotgun sequence includes:
- the LOC118038484 gene encoding uncharacterized protein codes for MATLAAAAARQAVTLSRISSPKTPTQAAALVHRRGLSGAADHHGPPRINCWQDPMSPSKWKEEHFVIVSLSGWGVLIYGGYKFFTGGKSNKEEKPLEAAH; via the exons atGGCCACATTAGCGGCGGCGGCAGCTCGACAAGCCGTCACTCTCTCCCGAATCTCCTCTCCCAAGACACCCACTCAAGCCGCCGCCCTCGTCCACCGCCGCGGCCTCTCCGGTGCTGCAG ACCACCATGGACCACCGAGGATTAACTGCTGGCAAGATCCAATGAGCCCATCAAAGTGGAAGGAAGAGCAT TTTGTTATTGTCTCTTTAAGCGGCTGGGGTGTACTCATCTATGGGGGTTACAAGTTCTTTACAGGAGGCAAGAGCAATAAGGAAGAG AAACCATTGGAAGCAGCACACTGA
- the LOC118038486 gene encoding formiminotransferase cyclodeaminase-like protein, whose protein sequence is MDSDSSCENKRTSKESMLVCCMFFISEARDRAVLDLIERAARLDPESVTVNKFEDRVYNRIRFTIVSYVVVDSTGSPIYSPLHQTVLSMVEAAYGAINLELHSGAHPRLGVVDDIVFHPLARASLDEAAWLAKTVAADIGSRFQVPVFLYAAAHPTGRAPDTIRRELGYYTPNFMGNQWAGWTIPEILPGAPDEGPNHVSRTRGIVMIGARPWVALYNIPVVCTDVSTARQIARMVRARDGGLPTVQALALVHGDDSFEIACILLEPNQVGADRVQAEVEMLAAQEGLEVEKGYFTDFPPEMIVEKYMNLISSRRD, encoded by the exons ATGGATTCTGACTCAAGTTGCGAG AACAAAAGAACTTCAAAAGAATCCATGCTGGTATGCTGCATGTTCTTCATCTCCGAGGCACGTGACCGCGCAGTTCTGGACTTAATTGAACGAGCTGCTAGGCTCGACCCAGAAAGTGTTACTGTAAACAAATTCGAGGACCGAGTTTATAATAGGATCAGGTTCACTATTGTATCATATGTTGTTGTTGATAGCACCGGGAGTCCCATTTATAGTCCTTTGCACCAAACTGTGCTATCCATGGTTGAGGCTGCTTATGGAGCCATTAACCTTGAGCTGCACTCCGGTGCACACCCCCGGCTTGGTGTTGTAGATGACATTGTTTTCCACCCTTTGGCTCGGGCCTCGCTGGATGAAGCAGCCTGGCTGGCCAAGACGGTGGCAGCAGATATTGGCAGCAGATTTCAAG TGCCTGTATTTCTTTATGCTGCAGCTCATCCGACAGGCAGGGCTCCGGACACCATCAGACGCGAGCTGGGGTACTATACGCCTAATTTCATGGGCAACCAATGGGCTGGGTGGACCATACCTGAGATTCTCCCCGGAGCCCCTGATGAAGGTCCGAACCATGTGTCGCGAACAAGAGGAATAGTGATGATTGGGGCTCGACCATGGGTCGCATTGTACAACATTCCTGTAGTGTGCACCGATGTTTCAACTGCTCGACAGATTGCACGGATGGTGAGGGCTCGTGACGGCGGGCTTCCTACCGTGCAAGCATTGGCGCTCGTTCACGGTGATGATTCATTTGAGATCGCCTGTATCCTCTTAGAGCCCAATCAGGTTGGAGCTGACAGGGTCCAGGCAGAGGTTGAGATGCTGGCAGCCCAAGAAGGATTGGAGGTAGAGAAGGGCTACTTCACAGATTTTCCACCAGAAATGATTGTTGAGAAGTACATGAATTTAATCTCTTCTAGGAGAGACTGA
- the LOC118038481 gene encoding protein TIC 20-IV, chloroplastic isoform X1 codes for MSTTATAAQHLSKTSPLLAPAVVAAYATYRYKSELADGCQKIVGANKPFSSSSSVACESNLTEWPTLSISRSSRFRSHQELHCWSSKENTMSHVLPAHSSMFGDMEGLLDTIPWSPAQRRTIKPPRAMHKNELFGFRYPVLAEKPEWWWRTLACVPYLIALQISDTGYFIQPFLEHYDVLGDLIYFVPGAITRLPVWFSMIYCYFAYIGIVKNKDVPHFFRFHLMMGMLLETGLQILWYTSNFFPLIHYNGMFGMHYWAGVGLAYIVILLQCVRCALAGGYAHLPLVSDAAYIHTLFNIGGYQRPF; via the exons GTATAAGAGTGAGCTTGCAGATGGATGTCAGAAGATCGTAGGGGCTAATAAGCCCTTCTCAAGTAGCTCCAGTGTAGCGTGTGAATCTAACTTGACTGAATGGCCTACTTTGTCGATCAGCAGAAGCTCACGTTTCAGATCTCATCAAGAGCTGCATTGCTGGTCTTCTAAAG AGAACACAATGTCACATGTTTTGCCTGCACACTCTTCAATGTTTGGAGACATGGAAGGTTTATTAGACACAATACCCTGGTCACCTGCACAGCGAAGAACCATAAAGCCTCCTAGAGCAATGCATAAGAACGAACTTTTTGGTTTCCGCTACCCTGTATTAGCTGAGAAACCTGAATGGTGGTGGAGGACGCTGGCATGTGTCCCTTATTTGATTGCTTTGCAAATATCAGATACAGGATATTTCATCCAACCCTTCCTTGAACACTACGATGTCCTTGGAGATTTGATATACTTTGTTCCGGGAGCGATCACGAGATTACCTGTCTGGTTCTCTATGATATATTGCTACTTTGCTTACATTGGGATCGTGAAGAACAAAGATGTGCCTCACTTCTTTAGGTTCCATCTGATGATGGGCATGCTATTGGAAACAGGCCTACAGATCTTGTGGTATACAAGTAATTTCTTTCCTCTCATACACTATAATGGTATGTTTGGGATGCATTACTGGGCAGGCGTGGGACTTGCCTACATTGTGATCTTGTTGCAGTGTGTAAGGTGTGCTCTTGCAGGCGGTTATGCTCACCTCCCTCTTGTTAGTGATGCTGCATATATTCATACTTTGTTTAACATAGGAGGGTACCAACGACCTTTCTAG
- the LOC118038510 gene encoding uncharacterized protein → MAAGGAHKGNSNGNRGRPYGLMLLLAFGAALLGVMVLHKFRERRIFNLLVKEKDRELMSLQLILQKERERSKEMKRKAEEMKGKIYSLRTQKMELDRRQLEMQSTIDSIKDEQKIMESALEEKQNEIKMLREMNIDADKGNLQMADLIESLKQKEAEIDELKHHLEYPAKKWSVSTDDPSSPPINTTISSNMVNEGNIEVDKSKEEEVQLHETANDGNGLDSRGNGGNSTSTNLEKQGDTAIVENASESRVGIADRREVSEEKESQKLDGSRNGSSIGIDKNQDYENESSQEKRASGAGEENNTSNATETIVSRIGRASKTADAHNDEKSRDREEQKFNLDGQPELENVQEAEDRQEPLRGGAKLEMVDNSRSRGKERYRHASRVRGKRSTVVARNRLLESRNDVNNVAEKTRNRKFPMDDQGRLIYREEITKAVGSSETKSIEHQNHEDSKDLENKLGEDRTNQQMSEVHETMKRLPVAHDAKVLTNGSLDGQLSNIRSNDRKQSLDEDQQQARGTEESRNSSNMNTKENSDEQVKNISKHERQEQMEDSDVEHETDDFTGVSDLDKEEYREETDESDF, encoded by the exons ATGGCGGCGGGAGGAGCCCACAAAGGAAATAGTAATGGAAATAGAGGAAGGCCGTATGGGTTGATGCTGCTTTTAGCATTTGGGGCTGCTTTGCTTGGTGTTATGGTGCTACATAAGTTCAGAGAGAGACGCATCTTCAACCTCCTTGTCAAAGAGAAGGATCGCGAGCTCATGTCCCTCCAGCTTATCTTGCAG AAGGAAAGAGAACGcagcaaagaaatgaaaagaaaggcAGAAGAGATGAAAGGGAAGATATACTCTCTAAGAACCCAAAAGATGGAGCTTGACAGGAGGCAGCTGGAGATGCAGTCCACAATTGATTCCATAAAGGATGAACAAAAGATTATGGAGTCTGCCCTCGAGGAGAAGCAAAATGAGATCAAAATGCTCAGAGAGATGAACATTGATGCAGATAAAGGAAACCTTCAAATGGCGGATCTTATAGAAAGTCTGAAACAGAAGGAAGCTGAAATTGATGAATTGAAGCACCACCTTGAATACCCAGCTAAGAAATGGTCAGTGAGCACAGACGACCCATCGAGCCCACCCATAAACACGACTATATCCTCAAACATGGTAAACGAGGGTAACATAGAAGTCGATAAGAGTAAAGAAGAGGAGGTTCAATTGCATGAAACTGCAAATGATGGCAATGGTTTGGATTCAAGGGGCAATGGAGGCAACTCTACTTCCACTAATCTAGAAAAGCAGGGTGATACTGCCATAGTTGAAAACGCAAGTGAAAGCAGGGTAGGCATTGCAGACAGGAGAGAAGTGTCAGAGGAAAAGGAATCACAGAAACTTGATGGATCTAGAAATGGAAGTTCCATTGGCATTGATAAGAATCAAGACTATGAAAATGAAAGTTCTCAAGAGAAGCGTGCTTCTGGTGCAGGAGAGGAAAATAACACTTCAAATGCAACCGAGACAATTGTCAGCAGAATCGGAAGAGCATCAAAAACTGCTGATGCACATAATGATGAGAAATCAAGGGATAGAGAAGAGCAAAAATTTAACCTAGATGGGCAACCTGAACTTGAAAATGTTCAGGAGGCAGAAGATCGTCAAGAACCTTTAAGGGGTGGCGCGAAGCTGGAAATGGTGGATAACTCCAGAAGTAGGGGGAAGGAGAGGTACCGCCATGCTAGCAGAGTACGAGGAAAGAGAAGTACAGTGGTTGCCAGGAATAGGCTGCTGGAGAGCAGAAATGATGTAAACAATGTTGCTGAGAAGACAAGAAATAGAAAATTTCCTATGGATGATCAAGGTAGACTGATATACAGAGAAGAAATAACAAAGGCAGTAGGTTCTTCCGAAACCAAATCAATAGAGCATCAAAACCATGAAGACTCCAAGGACCTGGAAAACAAACTTGGGGAAGATCGAACAAATCAGCAGATGAGTGAAGTTCATGAGACAATGAAAAGGCTCCCAGTAGCTCATGACGCCAAAGTGCTGACAAATGGAAGCCTTGATGGCCAGCTCAGCAACATCAGAAGCAATGACAGAAAACAGAGCCTGGATGAAGATCAACAACAAGCCAGGGGCACAGAAGAAAGCCGAAACAGTAGCAATATGAACACTAAAGAAAACAGTGATGAACAAGTGAAAAATATCAGCAAGCATGAAAGGCAAGAACAAATGGAGGATTCAGATGTAGAACACGAGACCGATGATTTTACAGGTGTTTCTGATTTGGATAAAGAAGAGTACAGAGAGGAAACTGATGAGTCCGACTTCTAG
- the LOC118038466 gene encoding probable galacturonosyltransferase 10, whose protein sequence is MRRRPVDFRRPVRRRISSVVWWTLCGISVLLFIVIFSKESRIESRSTSFNKYYTKYEKNIESLNITDEMLSANSITRQLSDQISLAKAFVVIAKESNNLQFAWELSAQIRNSQVLLSSAATRRAPLTTRESETAIRDMALLLFQAQQLHYDSATMIMRLKAKIQVLDEQMGIVNEKSSKYGQIAAEEIPKGLYCIGIRLTTEWFGNPNLQRKKNERMQIQTKLRDNNLYHFCVFSDNILATSVVVNSTALNSKNPDMVVFHLVTDEINYVAMKAWFAMNTFRGVTVEVQKFEDFKWLNASYVPVLKQLQDSETQSYYFSGHNDDGRTPIKFRNPKYLSMLNHLRFYIPEVFPALKKVVFLDDDVVVQKDLSGLFSVDLNSNVNGAVETCMETFHRYHKYLNYSHPLIREHFDPDACGWAFGMNVFDLVEWRKRNVTEIYHYWQEKNVDRTLWKLGTLPPGLLTFYGLTEPLDPSWHVLGLGYTNVDPHLIEKGAVLHFNGNSKPWLKIGMEKYKPLWEKHVDYSHPLLQQCNFH, encoded by the exons ATGAGGAGGAGACCAGTGGACTTTAGGAGGCCAGTAAGGAGGAGGATATCAAGTGTGGTGTGGTGGACTTTGTGTGGTATATCTGTGTTGCtgtttatagttatttttagcAAAGAGAGTCGTATTGAATCAAGATCCACCAGCTTTAATAAG TACTATACCAAGTATGAGAAAAACATTGAAAGCCTAAACATTACAGATGAAATGTTGAGTGCCAACTCAATCACCAGGCAACTTAGTGACCAAATTTCTCTTGCAAAAGCTTTTGTTGTGATTGCAAAAGAAAGTAACAATCTTCAGTTTGCTTGGGAATTAAGTGCCCAAATCCGCAATTCCCAGGTCCTCCTTTCAAGTGCTGCAACGAGGCGAGCTCCTTTAACAACCAGGGAATCAGAAACTGCTATCCGTGACATGGCACTTTTGCTCTTCCAAGCCCAGCAACTTCATTATGATAGTGCAACTATGATTATGAGACTGAAAGCCAAAATCCAAGTTCTTGACGAACAAATGGGTATTGTGAATGAGAAAAGCTCCAAGTATGGTCAAATAGCTGCTGAAGAAATCCCAAAAGGACTTTACTGCATTGGTATTCGGCTAACTACTGAATGGTTTGGAAATCCAAATCTACagagaaaaaagaatgagagaatgCAAATTCAGACAAAACTTAGAGATAACAACCTCTATCATTTCTGCGTCTTCTCTGACAATATCCTTGCAACTTCAGTTGTTGTCAATTCAACTGCTTTAAATTCCAAGAATCCAGATATGGTTGTGTTTCATCTTGTAACTGATGAAATAAACTACGTCGCAATGAAGGCTTGGTTTGCCATGAACACTTTCCGAGGAGTTACTGTTGAGGTTCAGAAGTTTGAAGACTTTAAATGGCTAAATGCTTCTTATGTTCCAGTGCTTAAGCAGCTCCAAGACTCTGAAACTCAAAGCTATTACTTTTCAGGCCATAATGATGATGGCCGGACTCCAATCAAATTCCGGAACCCAAAATATCTATCTATGCTTAATCACCTCAGATTTTATATTCCTGAAGTTTTTCCTGCATTGAAGAAGGTGGTATTTCTTGATGATGATGTAGTTGTTCAGAAAGATTtatctggtctattttcagttGACTTGAACAGCAACGTTAATGGAGCAGTTGAGACATGCATGGAGACATTTCACAGATACCACAAGTACCTGAACTACTCTCACCCTCTTATTAGAGAACATTTTGATCCTGATGCGTGTGGTTGGGCATTTGGAATGAATGTTTTCGATTTGGTTGAGTGGAGGAAGCGAAATGTAACTGAAATCTACCACTACTGGCAAGAAAAGAATGTGGATCGGACACTGTGGAAACTTGGGACACTACCTCCTGGACTTTTGACTTTCTATGGGTTGACAGAGCCATTAGATCCCTCATGGCATGTGTTGGGATTGGGCTATACAAATGTTGATCCTCACTTGATAGAGAAAGGGGCAGTGTTGCACTTCAATGGAAACTCCAAGCCATGGTTGAAAATTGGGATGGAAAAATACAAGCCTCTTTGGGAAAAGCACGTAGATTACAGTCATCCTTTATTACAACAGTGcaattttcattga
- the LOC118038467 gene encoding beta-glucuronosyltransferase GlcAT14A yields MSIKKALVSMRKNGNSHSGRLFGDRRWLIPFFTSVLVFLILFSSATFGVFTSSYGGEEVPFDIVSYKRPENSNGYFVESDLKKWFNRSRYSELEPPRLAYLISGTKGDSQRMMRTLQAVYHPRNQYILHLDLEAPPRERLMLGVYVKSDLTFQEVGNVRVMAQSNLVTYKGPTMIACTLQAIAIMLRESLEWDWFINLSASDYPLVTQDDLLHVFSNLSRNLNFIEHTRLTGWKMKSRAKPIAIDPGLYLSKKSDLSLTTQRRSLPTSFKLFTGSAWIMLTRSFLEHCIMGWENLPRTILMYYTNFVSSPEGYFHTVICNTEEFQDTAIGHDLHYIAWDNPPRQHPLSLTMKDFDKMVKSNAPFARKFARDDPVLDKIDKEILNRTSRFAPGAWCIGSSGNGSDPCSVRGNYSQFRPGPGAERLQELLQSLLSEDFRKKQCS; encoded by the exons ATGTCTATCAAAAAGGCATTAGTGAGCATGAGGAAGAATGGAAATTCCCACTCAGGAAGGTTGTTTGGTGATAGAAGATGGCTTATTCCATTTTTTACAAGCGTGCTTGTGTTTTTAATCCTGTTCTCTTCAGCTACTTTTGGGGTGTTTACATCTTCTTATGGGGGAGAGGAGGTTCCATTTGACATTGTTTCATATAAAAGGCCGGAGAACTCAAATGGGTATTTTGTAGAATCAGATTTAAAGAAATGGTTTAATAGAAGTAGGTATTCAGAATTGGAACCGCCTAGATTAGCTTATCTCATTTCAGGGACGAAGGGTGATAGTCAAAGAATGATGAGGACTTTGCAGGCTGTGTATCATCCTAGAAACCAGTATATCCTACATTTGGATCTTGAGGCACCCCCTCGAGAAAGGTTGATGTTGGGAGTGTATGTGAAGAGTGATTTGACGTTTCAAGAAGTTGGGAATGTGCGTGTAATGGCACAGTCCAACTTGGTGACTTACAAGGGGCCTACTATGATTGCCTGTACCCTTCAAGCAATTGCAATCATGTTGAGGGAGAGCTTGGAGTGGGACTGGTTTATCAATCTCAGTGCTTCAGATTATCCTCTTGTGACACAAGATG ATCTGCTCCATGTGTTCTCAAATTTGTCTAGAAATCTTAATTTCATTGAACACACACGGCTAACTGGATGGAAAAT GAAATCCAGGGCAAAACCAATTGCTATTGATCCAGGCCTTTACTTATCAAAGAAATCCGACCTTTCTTTGACCACTCAACGTCGATCACTTCCCACTTCTTTCAAGTTGTTTACTG GTTCAGCATGGATAATGCTAACTCGATCGTTTCTTGAGCACTGTATAATGGGATGGGAGAACCTTCCACGAACTATCCTGATGTACTATACAAATTTCGTCTCCTCTCCTGAAGGATATTTCCACACTGTTATTTGCAACACTGAAGAATTCCAAGACACAGCCATAGGCCATGATCTCCACTACATAGCCTGGGACAACCCTCCTAGGCAGCACCCCCTCTCTTTGACAATGAAAGACTTCGATAAAATGGTTAAAAGTAATGCCCCATTTGCCAGGAAATTTGCAAGGGATGATCCCGTTTTAGACAAGATTGATAAAGAGATTCTTAACCGCACAAGCAGGTTTGCTCCTGGAGCATGGTGCATTGGCAGCTCAGGCAATGGATCTGATCCATGCTCCGTGCGTGGTAATTATTCCCAATTTCGACCAGGTCCTGGTGCTGAAAGGTTGCAAGAACTGCTTCAGTCATTGCTGTCCGAAGATTTTCGAAAAAAACAGTGTTcatga